In Thermorudis peleae, a genomic segment contains:
- a CDS encoding M20/M25/M40 family metallo-hydrolase, translating to MTATMVWEQVQEEAVRHLQALLRINTVNPPGNETAAAQYLAQVLQREGIAADVIESAPGRGNLVARIRGNGNARPLLLMAHSDVVSVEPAYWMHDPFGGEVLDGWIWGRGAVDTKGLVACELMVMLLVQRLGLQLDRDLIFAVFADEEAGGRYGAAWMWQNRRELIDAEYAINEGGGTRLSLAGHHFYLCQTGEKGATRLRLIARGQPGHASVPIPDTAMERAAQSIMALVTHQFPTVLTPTVQTMLRAIGDVVGGNVAAVVEQAIQQPDWTMLQQLPLPEPEQRMLYAMTRNTAVPTIVHGGHRINVIPSEVTVDVDGRILPGEDPQSFVDAIQALVRPGVHVEALSMASGIEAPPDTPFFVTIREVMGEIDPGSHVVPYLVPGATDARHLPGVRVYGFMPMRDHPEEFDLAHAHNERISVDTIRFATKALFAIVTRFCHAYPEVHVA from the coding sequence ATGACCGCAACAATGGTCTGGGAACAGGTGCAGGAAGAAGCTGTCCGGCACCTGCAAGCGTTGCTCCGGATCAACACGGTGAATCCACCAGGAAATGAAACCGCAGCAGCCCAATATCTGGCGCAGGTGCTGCAACGCGAAGGGATTGCCGCAGACGTCATTGAGAGTGCACCTGGGCGCGGCAATCTGGTGGCGCGGATTCGCGGGAACGGCAACGCGCGACCGTTGCTGCTGATGGCGCACAGCGACGTGGTGAGCGTTGAGCCGGCCTATTGGATGCATGACCCGTTCGGCGGAGAAGTGCTTGATGGGTGGATTTGGGGGCGGGGCGCCGTCGACACCAAGGGACTCGTTGCGTGTGAGTTAATGGTCATGCTGCTCGTCCAACGGCTCGGGCTGCAACTCGACCGCGACCTCATCTTTGCCGTCTTTGCCGACGAGGAGGCTGGAGGGCGCTATGGTGCGGCCTGGATGTGGCAGAACCGGCGAGAGCTGATTGACGCTGAGTATGCGATCAATGAAGGAGGCGGCACGCGGCTCTCGCTCGCTGGCCATCACTTCTACCTCTGCCAGACCGGCGAGAAAGGAGCGACGCGGCTGCGGCTGATTGCGCGTGGCCAGCCAGGACATGCCTCGGTGCCAATCCCTGACACAGCAATGGAACGAGCGGCCCAGTCGATTATGGCGCTCGTTACGCACCAGTTTCCGACGGTGCTCACGCCGACGGTGCAAACGATGCTTCGCGCGATTGGCGACGTTGTCGGCGGGAACGTCGCGGCAGTTGTCGAACAGGCAATCCAGCAACCCGATTGGACGATGTTGCAGCAACTGCCACTGCCTGAGCCCGAGCAGCGTATGCTCTATGCAATGACGCGCAATACAGCTGTGCCGACGATAGTGCACGGTGGGCATCGAATTAACGTCATTCCCTCCGAGGTCACTGTTGACGTTGACGGGCGGATTCTTCCGGGTGAAGACCCGCAGTCCTTCGTCGATGCGATCCAAGCGCTTGTGCGTCCAGGGGTTCACGTTGAAGCACTCTCGATGGCAAGTGGAATTGAAGCACCGCCGGATACGCCGTTCTTTGTGACGATTCGCGAGGTGATGGGCGAAATTGACCCAGGGTCGCACGTCGTGCCGTACCTTGTGCCAGGAGCGACCGATGCTCGCCACTTGCCAGGCGTGCGGGTGTATGGCTTTATGCCCATGCGTGATCATCCAGAAGAGTTTGACCTGGCCCATGCCCATAACGAGCGAATCTCGGTCGATACGATACGCTTTGCAACGAAAGCGCTCTTTGCGATTGTGACGCGCTTTTGCCATGCCTACCCTGAGGTGCATGTTGCATGA
- a CDS encoding CAP domain-containing protein, whose translation MRQRRMRNWIGTLLGLTASLFLWLGFSAAAGASAPTGYDVAPIFQQFYTAHGGVRIFGYPISPPVDENGRLVQYFERQRLEYHPELERAGFSVLPGLVGREAAAIEGRTFGPVAPQPGLQYFPQTSHNLDPHFADFWARNGDVLVFGYPISEGFTENGVLVQYFERARFEYHPEFAGTPNEIELGLLGRVVWEQQSHVVHFSSLSLAEQLAAALNEARQQNGLPPLTLDPALTQIAQLRSDDMAQRNYFSHTTPEGTTVFDLFGQWGIRWSYGGETIQRNNFPIDQTAAEAARSLLASAPHRAIILDPRFSLFGVAERTSADGMHYYTVVFVQP comes from the coding sequence ATGCGGCAGAGACGGATGCGAAACTGGATTGGCACACTGCTTGGCCTAACGGCCAGCCTGTTCCTCTGGCTCGGCTTCTCAGCGGCCGCGGGCGCATCCGCGCCAACTGGTTATGACGTCGCCCCAATTTTCCAGCAGTTTTACACCGCTCATGGCGGCGTTCGCATCTTTGGCTATCCCATCAGTCCACCGGTCGATGAAAACGGCCGGCTTGTCCAGTACTTCGAGCGTCAGCGACTCGAGTACCATCCCGAATTGGAGCGTGCTGGGTTCTCCGTGCTTCCTGGTCTCGTCGGTCGGGAAGCGGCGGCGATTGAAGGGCGCACGTTCGGTCCGGTTGCTCCCCAGCCAGGCCTGCAGTACTTCCCACAGACAAGCCATAACCTTGACCCGCATTTCGCCGACTTCTGGGCAAGGAACGGAGACGTGCTCGTCTTTGGCTATCCCATCTCTGAGGGCTTTACCGAAAACGGCGTGCTTGTCCAATACTTCGAACGAGCACGCTTTGAATACCATCCCGAGTTTGCTGGAACGCCCAATGAGATCGAGCTTGGCCTGCTTGGACGCGTTGTGTGGGAGCAGCAGAGCCATGTTGTCCACTTCTCAAGCCTCTCGCTCGCTGAGCAATTAGCCGCTGCCCTCAACGAGGCGCGTCAGCAGAATGGTCTGCCGCCGCTCACGCTCGACCCAGCCTTGACCCAAATTGCGCAACTCCGCAGCGACGACATGGCCCAGCGCAACTACTTCAGCCATACGACGCCAGAAGGCACGACCGTCTTCGACCTCTTCGGCCAGTGGGGCATCCGGTGGAGCTACGGCGGCGAGACGATTCAACGCAATAATTTCCCAATTGACCAAACTGCCGCCGAAGCTGCTCGCTCGCTGCTCGCCAGCGCGCCTCACCGCGCTATCATCCTCGACCCACGCTTCTCACTCTTCGGCGTCGCAGAACGAACGTCAGCCGACGGCATGCACTACTACACCGTCGTCTTCGTCCAACCGTAA
- a CDS encoding MgtC/SapB family protein, translated as MSDLELLTRLVVATLLGGALGLERELTAKPAGLRTHMLVAEGAALFMLASLLIAPYGGPDNPTDLSRIAANVVTGVGFLGGGMILRARDRVYGLTTAAGIWVAAAIGMLAGAGAYFLAVAGTVVGLATITAGRWVERRLSRVSRAGVGETAEPSDEEGA; from the coding sequence ATGTCTGACCTCGAGCTCCTCACCCGACTCGTGGTCGCCACACTCCTCGGCGGCGCCCTCGGACTTGAACGCGAATTGACCGCCAAGCCCGCTGGGCTCCGCACGCATATGCTCGTTGCCGAGGGAGCCGCCCTGTTCATGCTTGCTTCGCTCCTGATCGCCCCGTACGGTGGCCCAGACAATCCAACCGACCTTTCGCGGATCGCGGCGAACGTTGTCACGGGCGTCGGCTTCCTCGGTGGGGGGATGATCTTGCGTGCCCGCGACCGGGTCTATGGCCTGACAACTGCAGCTGGTATCTGGGTAGCTGCAGCGATCGGCATGCTTGCCGGTGCCGGAGCCTACTTCCTGGCGGTGGCTGGCACAGTCGTCGGCCTTGCCACCATTACCGCTGGACGCTGGGTCGAGCGGCGGCTTAGCCGTGTCTCGCGAGCTGGCGTTGGTGAGACAGCGGAGCCAAGCGACGAGGAGGGCGCATGA
- a CDS encoding DUF488 domain-containing protein, translating to MIKLKRVYDPAEPSDGKRFLVERLWPRGVRKDALPLDGWLRDVAPSDELRRWFHHDPARWDTFQQRYWAELETKPETWKLLVEAARQGDVTLLFSARDTEHNNAVALKAFLESRLG from the coding sequence ATGATCAAGCTCAAGCGTGTGTACGATCCCGCCGAACCAAGTGACGGCAAGCGGTTTCTCGTCGAGCGACTCTGGCCGCGCGGAGTGCGGAAGGATGCACTGCCGCTTGACGGCTGGCTGCGCGATGTCGCTCCAAGCGATGAACTCCGCCGCTGGTTCCACCATGATCCCGCCCGCTGGGACACCTTCCAACAACGCTACTGGGCTGAACTCGAGACCAAACCCGAAACGTGGAAGCTACTGGTGGAAGCTGCCCGTCAGGGAGACGTCACGTTGCTCTTCAGTGCTCGTGATACGGAGCACAACAACGCCGTCGCCCTGAAAGCGTTCCTCGAATCTCGGCTTGGCTAG
- a CDS encoding TrmH family RNA methyltransferase, whose product MGQTGRPITERRLRRMTGVLARRQPDLAVVLENVHDPHNVSAVLRSCDAVGVLTVHLVYTIEALPELSEHVSGSALKWLDIVVHPDIPQCYAALRAQGMQIYATYLGDLSKSLDIYTLDLTQPVALVFGNEQRGVSDEAVRLADAPVYIPMVGMVQSLNISVACAVILYEAFRQRRLAGAYNQPKLPFAERQRRLLKWLEREGRALPDALPLSVDEPEASS is encoded by the coding sequence ATGGGGCAGACAGGACGACCGATCACTGAGCGGCGACTGCGACGGATGACGGGTGTCTTAGCGCGGCGGCAGCCTGATTTGGCTGTTGTGTTGGAGAACGTGCATGATCCCCACAATGTCAGCGCGGTGTTGCGTTCCTGCGATGCGGTCGGGGTGCTGACCGTCCATCTCGTCTACACCATCGAGGCCCTGCCGGAGCTGAGCGAGCACGTCTCCGGCAGTGCGCTGAAATGGCTTGACATTGTCGTGCATCCCGATATTCCGCAGTGTTACGCCGCGCTGCGTGCGCAAGGAATGCAAATCTATGCGACGTATCTCGGTGATTTGAGTAAAAGCCTTGACATCTATACCCTCGATCTCACCCAGCCGGTCGCGCTGGTGTTTGGCAATGAGCAACGTGGGGTGTCCGATGAAGCGGTGCGATTGGCTGATGCACCGGTGTATATCCCGATGGTTGGCATGGTCCAGAGCCTGAATATTTCGGTTGCGTGCGCAGTCATTCTCTATGAAGCATTCCGGCAGCGCCGCCTGGCCGGCGCGTACAACCAGCCGAAGCTCCCCTTCGCTGAACGACAACGCCGCTTGCTGAAGTGGTTGGAGCGAGAGGGGCGCGCGCTGCCAGACGCGCTACCTCTCAGTGTAGACGAGCCTGAAGCGAGCAGCTAG
- a CDS encoding class I SAM-dependent methyltransferase translates to MSANGDPALIALLHDEIRAHGPITFARFMALALYHPTHGYYQKAVRVGREGDYLTAPEAHPIFGWTLARQLDDCWQLLGRPEPFVLREYGPGPGTLIHSLIEGLDRIGTPLSQRLWYQPVEPSAAHRAALEERLTAHGLGQRLLDATAQPITGVVLANEVLDALPFHRVSWHDGQLWEQYVDWQEGRLVAVEGPPSTPALAETLHALGVTLAEGQTTEICLALADWVAEVAKALERGYVLVLDYGYPVPERYDPQRFPHGTLKTYRAHTVSDDPLTAVGEQDITAHVDFSLLAHYAHQHGLTVLGLTTQAEFLAQAGLGDILVALQHEPGMTAHQYLAARAAAFHLLDPAGLGRFRVMILGKNVPPTPPRGLGQRLLCGVAPSH, encoded by the coding sequence ATGTCAGCGAACGGTGACCCAGCACTGATTGCGCTTCTTCACGACGAGATCCGCGCTCACGGGCCAATCACCTTCGCGCGCTTCATGGCTCTTGCACTCTACCACCCAACCCACGGCTACTACCAGAAAGCGGTACGGGTCGGCCGCGAAGGCGACTACTTGACCGCGCCGGAAGCACACCCGATCTTCGGCTGGACCCTCGCACGCCAGCTCGACGACTGCTGGCAACTGCTCGGCCGGCCCGAACCGTTCGTCCTGCGCGAGTATGGTCCTGGCCCTGGCACGCTCATCCACTCACTGATCGAGGGACTCGACCGTATCGGCACGCCGTTGTCCCAGCGTCTGTGGTACCAGCCAGTTGAGCCCAGCGCAGCTCACCGTGCTGCCCTAGAAGAGCGATTGACCGCTCATGGCCTCGGCCAACGTCTTCTGGACGCAACGGCACAGCCGATCACCGGCGTTGTGTTAGCCAACGAAGTCCTTGATGCATTACCTTTCCATCGTGTCAGCTGGCACGACGGCCAACTGTGGGAACAGTATGTTGATTGGCAGGAAGGCCGCCTAGTCGCCGTCGAGGGGCCTCCGTCCACTCCAGCACTCGCTGAAACACTTCACGCGCTCGGCGTCACCCTTGCCGAAGGCCAAACGACCGAAATCTGCCTCGCCTTAGCTGACTGGGTCGCCGAGGTAGCTAAGGCACTCGAACGTGGCTACGTGCTTGTCCTCGACTACGGCTATCCTGTTCCCGAGCGCTACGACCCCCAGCGCTTCCCACATGGCACGCTCAAGACGTATCGCGCGCATACCGTCAGCGACGATCCATTAACCGCCGTTGGTGAGCAAGACATCACCGCCCATGTTGACTTCAGCCTGCTCGCCCACTATGCTCACCAGCACGGGCTGACGGTACTCGGTTTGACGACGCAGGCCGAGTTTCTTGCCCAAGCCGGCCTTGGCGACATTCTTGTAGCACTGCAGCACGAACCCGGCATGACCGCCCACCAGTACCTTGCCGCCCGGGCCGCTGCCTTTCACTTGCTTGATCCGGCTGGACTTGGCCGCTTCCGGGTCATGATCCTTGGCAAGAACGTGCCACCGACGCCGCCCCGCGGCCTCGGCCAGCGTCTCCTCTGCGGGGTTGCGCCAAGCCACTAA
- the dnaA gene encoding chromosomal replication initiator protein DnaA, producing MRAKQLWQTALGELETRVSRANFETWLRHTELVSLEGDVATVGAPNSFAAEQLRSKFAPLIQEALELILGRPVGVQFTVLNSEAPVPAAASVGQRRSGRRSTVVEPEPPASPRQLELAVTPEHGLNPRYTFEKFVVGPNNRLAHAAALAVADRPADKFNPLFIYGGVGLGKTHLLHAIGHRALARHPDLKVRYVSSETFTNDLIEAIRLQRTEEFRNRYRTIDILMIDDIQFIAGKESTQEEFFHTFNALYQAGKQIVLSSDRPPKAIHNLTDRLRSRFEGGLIADVQPPDLETRQAILAEKGRELGVTIPPDVLEYIARKVESNIRELEGALNRVVALSQLYHRPVTLELAVEALTDAHTEAQRRQLTPEAVLDTICRYYRISTADLVGPGRRRDIVVPRQVAMYLLREELGLSLVEIGQRLGGRDHTTVLHGIEKIEQQLQHDAQLRGEVLAVRERLLAG from the coding sequence ATGCGAGCCAAGCAACTCTGGCAAACAGCATTAGGGGAGCTTGAGACGCGGGTCTCGCGCGCAAACTTTGAGACCTGGCTCCGTCATACGGAACTCGTCTCACTCGAGGGTGATGTCGCGACCGTTGGAGCGCCAAACAGTTTTGCAGCTGAGCAGTTGCGCAGTAAATTCGCCCCGCTGATCCAGGAAGCGCTCGAGTTGATCCTTGGCCGGCCAGTCGGCGTACAGTTCACGGTCTTGAACAGTGAAGCGCCAGTTCCGGCAGCTGCGAGCGTGGGACAGCGACGCAGCGGGCGGCGTAGCACGGTGGTTGAACCGGAACCGCCAGCTTCCCCGCGTCAGCTCGAGCTGGCGGTTACCCCTGAGCATGGGCTGAATCCCCGCTATACGTTTGAGAAGTTTGTTGTCGGGCCGAATAACCGGCTCGCGCACGCAGCGGCGCTGGCGGTTGCTGATCGACCTGCAGATAAGTTCAACCCACTCTTCATCTATGGCGGAGTAGGTCTGGGAAAGACGCACCTCCTGCATGCGATTGGTCATCGTGCGCTAGCCCGACATCCCGATCTCAAAGTGCGCTATGTTTCATCGGAGACGTTCACCAATGATCTGATTGAGGCGATTCGGTTGCAGCGGACCGAGGAGTTCCGCAACCGCTATCGCACGATCGACATCTTGATGATCGACGACATCCAGTTCATTGCCGGCAAAGAAAGCACGCAGGAGGAGTTCTTCCATACGTTCAATGCGCTCTACCAGGCTGGCAAGCAGATCGTGCTCTCCAGCGATCGCCCGCCCAAAGCGATCCATAACTTGACGGATCGCTTGCGTTCACGCTTTGAAGGCGGGCTGATTGCCGACGTTCAGCCTCCTGACTTAGAGACGCGGCAGGCGATCCTGGCCGAAAAAGGCCGTGAACTTGGCGTCACCATCCCTCCAGACGTGCTCGAGTACATTGCCCGCAAGGTGGAGTCGAATATCCGTGAGCTCGAAGGGGCACTGAACCGCGTGGTGGCGTTGTCCCAACTCTACCATCGGCCAGTAACGCTTGAGCTCGCGGTTGAGGCACTGACTGATGCGCATACCGAGGCCCAGCGGCGTCAGCTCACGCCAGAGGCGGTGCTCGACACGATCTGCCGTTACTATCGCATCTCGACTGCCGACCTCGTGGGACCAGGCCGGCGGCGTGACATCGTTGTGCCTCGGCAGGTCGCCATGTATCTCCTGCGCGAAGAACTGGGGTTGTCGCTGGTGGAAATTGGCCAGCGGCTTGGTGGCCGTGACCATACAACCGTGCTGCACGGGATCGAAAAAATTGAGCAGCAACTCCAGCACGATGCGCAGTTGCGTGGCGAGGTTCTGGCTGTACGAGAGCGGTTACTTGCTGGTTAG
- a CDS encoding MarR family winged helix-turn-helix transcriptional regulator: MTDPSRERLIQEIWNALDVVLRTTHARAAPVWRELDLSTAQLKVLYRLAHTQPVTVGKLARWLGVSGPTASHLVDRLVQAGLAERAEDPHDRRRTLVRLTEAGEQLHQRLRDGNRAALNELLTRLSLDELSALHQGMAALARVAEAEQEHPAPAPSR, from the coding sequence ATGACCGATCCAAGTCGTGAGCGGTTGATTCAGGAGATCTGGAACGCACTTGATGTTGTCCTGCGCACGACGCACGCGCGCGCCGCGCCTGTCTGGCGAGAACTCGATCTCTCCACTGCCCAACTGAAAGTGCTCTATCGCCTCGCGCATACTCAGCCTGTGACGGTGGGTAAACTCGCACGCTGGCTCGGCGTCAGTGGGCCAACCGCCAGCCATCTCGTCGACCGACTCGTCCAGGCCGGTCTGGCTGAACGCGCTGAAGACCCGCATGACCGACGCCGGACGCTCGTTCGTCTCACTGAAGCTGGTGAGCAACTCCATCAACGGCTGCGCGATGGCAACCGCGCTGCATTGAACGAGTTACTCACCCGGCTTTCGCTCGACGAATTGTCCGCGCTTCACCAGGGAATGGCTGCGCTCGCCCGCGTTGCTGAGGCCGAGCAGGAACACCCCGCTCCAGCGCCATCGCGGTAG
- a CDS encoding YkvA family protein, whose product MNEPKDRSPQLPRSLFGRARTWATETLPADAAMLAALLAALIHDRRVPWSSRVLAALALAYLASPIDLIPDVIPVLGQLDDAVITPGLLTLALRRIPPDVVAEARQTARSWQTHWRLVGIALVALVWLLILALIWQIIAAVLTTIR is encoded by the coding sequence ATGAACGAGCCCAAGGACCGATCACCACAGCTACCACGTTCGCTGTTCGGTCGTGCTCGCACCTGGGCGACGGAAACCTTGCCGGCCGATGCCGCGATGCTTGCAGCATTGCTTGCGGCACTGATTCACGACCGGCGCGTTCCGTGGTCATCACGTGTGCTGGCTGCTCTCGCCCTTGCCTATCTCGCAAGCCCAATTGACCTGATTCCTGACGTTATCCCCGTTCTTGGTCAGCTCGACGACGCCGTGATCACTCCTGGCTTACTTACCCTCGCGCTCCGGCGGATCCCACCTGACGTCGTCGCCGAAGCGCGCCAAACTGCGAGGAGTTGGCAAACGCACTGGCGCTTGGTTGGCATCGCACTCGTCGCGCTCGTCTGGCTTCTCATTCTCGCCCTCATCTGGCAAATCATCGCAGCCGTGCTCACGACCATCAGGTAG
- a CDS encoding winged helix-turn-helix domain-containing protein, which yields MSQLNELIHQPTRLRIMAALSALGPGTEVEFTYLRDILDLTDGNLGTHLAKLEEAGYVAVRKTFVGRKPRTFVSLTPHGQHAFAEHLAALRAILNPTLVEPNGASPATTDTQPNRKGDKA from the coding sequence ATGAGTCAATTGAACGAGCTAATCCACCAACCGACACGGTTACGCATTATGGCAGCGCTGAGTGCGCTCGGGCCTGGAACTGAAGTTGAGTTCACGTATCTCCGTGATATCCTCGACCTTACCGACGGTAACCTTGGTACGCACTTGGCGAAGCTCGAGGAAGCAGGATACGTCGCTGTGCGCAAGACGTTCGTTGGTCGGAAGCCCCGCACCTTCGTGAGCCTCACACCCCATGGGCAACATGCCTTCGCCGAGCATCTCGCGGCGCTCCGCGCCATCCTCAACCCAACGCTCGTTGAGCCAAATGGTGCATCACCTGCCACAACCGACACGCAGCCGAATCGAAAGGGGGACAAAGCATGA
- a CDS encoding ABC transporter ATP-binding protein, producing MTPIIVVDHLRKIYGTTVAVDDLSFTVEQGEIFGLLGPNGAGKTTTVECLEGLRRPDGGRVAVLGHDPWRERHVLVHEIGVQLQESALPDQLKVREALDLFGSFYRRTRDAAQLLEQLGLAEQARTPFAKLSGGQKQRLFIALALIHDPQVLFLDELTTGLDPQARRAIWEFIRQIREHGKTILLTTHYMEEAQALCDRIAIIDRGRLIALDSPANLVRQFAGQVRVLLQAGATHEWDWLRQIPGVSAVEFRDGQVVITVCNEQVVSEIIQALAARGIPPLGLTVQHGSLEDVFLALTGQQVRD from the coding sequence ATGACGCCGATCATCGTCGTTGATCACCTTCGAAAAATCTACGGAACTACCGTTGCAGTTGACGACCTCTCGTTTACTGTTGAACAGGGAGAGATCTTTGGTCTGCTCGGACCAAACGGGGCAGGCAAAACAACGACCGTCGAATGCCTCGAGGGGTTGCGGCGGCCGGACGGCGGCAGGGTTGCGGTACTTGGACACGATCCCTGGCGCGAACGACACGTGTTGGTGCATGAGATCGGCGTCCAACTCCAAGAATCGGCCCTCCCAGACCAATTGAAGGTGCGCGAAGCTCTCGATCTCTTTGGCTCGTTCTACCGACGCACGCGCGACGCGGCCCAGCTCCTTGAACAGCTTGGCCTTGCCGAACAAGCGCGCACACCGTTTGCCAAACTCTCGGGCGGGCAAAAACAGCGCCTCTTCATCGCCCTCGCGCTTATCCACGATCCCCAGGTCCTCTTTCTCGATGAATTGACGACCGGACTTGACCCTCAAGCCCGCCGCGCTATCTGGGAGTTCATTCGCCAGATTCGCGAGCACGGGAAGACAATTCTCCTCACCACCCATTACATGGAAGAGGCGCAAGCGCTCTGTGATCGGATCGCCATCATTGACCGCGGACGGCTGATTGCCCTCGATTCCCCGGCAAACCTGGTGCGGCAGTTTGCTGGCCAAGTCCGCGTCCTCCTCCAGGCTGGAGCAACCCACGAATGGGATTGGCTCCGCCAAATTCCGGGGGTCAGCGCCGTCGAATTCCGCGATGGCCAGGTAGTGATCACCGTCTGCAACGAGCAGGTCGTCAGCGAGATTATTCAGGCCTTAGCGGCTCGCGGAATTCCCCCACTTGGACTCACGGTACAGCACGGCTCGCTCGAAGACGTGTTTTTGGCGCTCACCGGCCAACAGGTGCGCGATTAG
- a CDS encoding ABC transporter permease, which produces MRGFWMLTWTEWKLYLRNPFAAFFTLIYPVMLIFLFGSIYGNEPRFAGFGTIDLSVPSYIVLIITTVGSLSLPIHLSTYRERRILRRLAVTPISPLALLGAEGLTLFAFTLSGTLLMIVAARLFYGLRFAGTITSVAVAFVLSCLALFSFGFLVASLCNSARMAQAVSFVIFFPMMFLSGAALPREILSENLRRISVIFPATPAVTLLRATWVGESLRTHLPALGGLLAVWIVSSVLASRLFRWE; this is translated from the coding sequence ATGCGCGGCTTCTGGATGCTCACCTGGACTGAATGGAAACTCTATCTCCGCAATCCGTTCGCAGCGTTCTTCACACTCATTTACCCAGTCATGCTCATCTTCTTGTTCGGCAGTATCTACGGAAACGAACCTCGTTTCGCTGGTTTCGGCACCATTGATCTTTCTGTCCCAAGTTACATTGTCCTTATTATCACAACTGTTGGGTCACTCTCACTGCCAATCCACCTCTCGACCTATCGTGAGCGACGGATCCTCCGTCGGCTGGCAGTTACCCCAATCTCGCCGCTCGCGCTATTGGGAGCTGAAGGACTGACCCTCTTCGCCTTCACGTTGAGTGGCACCCTGCTTATGATCGTGGCAGCGCGCCTCTTCTACGGCTTACGTTTTGCCGGAACCATCACCAGCGTGGCTGTCGCGTTCGTGCTCAGCTGCCTCGCCCTGTTCTCCTTTGGATTCCTCGTTGCCAGCCTCTGCAATTCGGCACGCATGGCTCAAGCAGTCAGCTTCGTCATCTTCTTTCCGATGATGTTTCTTTCCGGCGCCGCTCTGCCACGCGAGATTCTCTCTGAAAACCTGCGACGCATCTCCGTGATCTTCCCGGCAACCCCAGCTGTTACACTCCTCCGTGCAACGTGGGTCGGAGAATCACTCCGCACCCACCTTCCGGCACTTGGTGGCCTGTTAGCCGTCTGGATCGTCTCTTCAGTGCTTGCCAGCCGCCTCTTCCGCTGGGAATAG